Proteins from a genomic interval of Dictyoglomus sp.:
- a CDS encoding transporter substrate-binding domain-containing protein: protein MFKRVSLIFILFLLLYTPLYGKELRVVLDRDYPPFTYIDEHGNFVGISVDFWKIWEERTGIKVKLMPVEWAKAHEMIKNKEADIIDNIFKTEEREKYLDFTKPLFKMTSSIYYDSRLPPISSLDDITPYVVGVKENDALIKISLSKNPNIRFKLYKNYSDIVESAKKGEISVFLMDDIPANFYLIKYDLLYKFSKSKPFTSNYLYLATQDGNTEVLNILNENLSQIKDEELEKLAEKYIVKEEEYPEWLGKIILYILLSAFSIILILFIFNRILAKRVLKATEELRETHKELEKASERIWRTYELISDLTNIKLKEEDFLKRILDFCVATFPKADSGIIFLKREDELEVLKSYGIKEELEGKIIKLKILKILDNIKILHKEDLSLIFQDFQNFYKNIKESLILPLKFSEYLVFINIHDENKEKFTEIDIKLMEWFENILLEFHELRDYLRKEEIFLNRIILTLVKTLEYYDKYTQGHSERVAKYAVKIAEKLNLPVETIRKIYWSALVHDIGKIYVPQRILNKPEVLTKGEYELIKIHPVKSEELLKGIEEFKDIAHIVRHHHERWDGKGYPDGLMGEEIPLESRILCIADSFDAMTSERPYKKALNLREAIEEIKGCSGTQFDPKLSEVMIDIIMEEILAKV from the coding sequence ATGTTTAAGAGAGTAAGTTTAATATTTATACTTTTTCTTTTACTATATACTCCTCTTTACGGGAAGGAACTAAGGGTTGTCTTAGATAGAGACTATCCCCCCTTTACCTATATTGATGAACATGGGAATTTTGTGGGAATTTCTGTGGATTTTTGGAAGATTTGGGAGGAAAGAACAGGAATAAAGGTAAAATTAATGCCTGTGGAATGGGCAAAAGCCCATGAGATGATAAAAAACAAAGAGGCGGACATTATAGATAACATATTTAAAACAGAGGAAAGGGAAAAATATTTAGATTTTACAAAGCCCCTTTTTAAAATGACCTCAAGTATCTACTATGATTCAAGACTTCCCCCAATCTCATCTTTAGATGATATCACTCCCTATGTAGTTGGAGTTAAAGAAAATGATGCACTTATAAAAATTTCTTTATCTAAAAATCCCAATATAAGATTTAAACTTTATAAAAATTATTCTGATATTGTGGAATCCGCAAAAAAAGGTGAGATAAGTGTATTTTTAATGGATGATATTCCTGCAAATTTCTATTTGATAAAATACGACCTTCTTTATAAATTTTCAAAATCAAAGCCTTTTACTTCTAATTACCTTTATCTTGCCACTCAAGATGGAAATACAGAAGTTTTAAATATTTTAAATGAAAATCTTTCCCAAATTAAAGATGAGGAATTGGAAAAATTAGCTGAAAAATATATTGTGAAAGAAGAAGAATATCCTGAATGGTTAGGAAAGATAATTTTATATATTTTATTATCAGCATTTTCAATAATTTTAATTCTTTTCATATTTAACAGAATTCTTGCAAAAAGAGTTTTAAAAGCAACAGAAGAATTAAGAGAAACCCATAAAGAACTAGAGAAGGCTTCGGAAAGGATATGGAGGACCTATGAGTTAATCTCCGATTTAACGAATATAAAACTAAAGGAAGAGGATTTTCTAAAAAGGATATTAGATTTTTGTGTGGCTACATTTCCTAAAGCGGATTCGGGAATTATCTTTTTAAAAAGAGAGGATGAACTTGAAGTTTTAAAGAGTTATGGGATTAAAGAAGAATTGGAAGGAAAAATTATAAAATTAAAAATCTTAAAAATTCTAGATAACATAAAAATTTTACATAAAGAAGATCTTTCTTTAATCTTTCAAGATTTTCAAAATTTTTATAAAAATATAAAAGAGTCCTTAATTTTGCCATTAAAATTCAGTGAATATTTAGTTTTCATTAATATTCATGATGAAAACAAAGAGAAATTTACTGAAATAGATATAAAACTTATGGAATGGTTCGAAAATATTCTTTTAGAGTTTCATGAGTTAAGAGATTATCTTAGAAAAGAAGAAATATTTCTAAACAGAATAATTCTTACCCTTGTGAAAACCTTGGAATACTATGATAAGTATACTCAAGGTCACTCTGAGAGGGTAGCAAAATATGCTGTAAAAATTGCAGAAAAGCTTAATTTACCTGTGGAAACCATAAGAAAGATTTATTGGTCTGCATTGGTACATGATATAGGAAAGATATATGTACCCCAAAGAATTTTAAATAAACCTGAAGTTTTAACAAAAGGAGAATATGAATTAATAAAAATTCATCCTGTAAAAAGTGAAGAGCTTTTAAAAGGGATAGAAGAGTTTAAAGATATAGCCCATATTGTAAGACATCACCATGAAAGATGGGATGGAAAGGGCTATCCCGATGGATTAATGGGAGAAGAAATACCTTTAGAGTCAAGAATTCTTTGTATTGCAGACTCTTTTGATGCCATGACCAGTGAAAGACCTTATAAAAAAGCCCTAAATTTAAGAGAAGCTATCGAGGAAATAAAAGGATGTAGTGGAACTCAGTTTGATCCGAAACTTTCTGAAGTAATGATTGATATAATAATGGAGGAAATACTTGCAAAGGTTTAA
- the murJ gene encoding murein biosynthesis integral membrane protein MurJ: MDKKSILQRLKRLFLRQSITEATILITLLSILSRILGFLREMMIAAFFGARKFTDSFVVAQAVPGILAGLVSGALSSVFIPLYAEWKEKHGKEEAERFANILLSDIFIILLIVTILSYLLSPIIITILAPGFNEETKNLSIYLSYIMLPSIIFWGTYGLISGIFNSQRSFFLPNLSGVIGNVIFIITIYFLYKSLGVYVLGWGSLANVVLQYIILLPYISKIGFSLKWELNFKYEGLKKALYLTGPIFIAQSIGLINMAVDRIFGSYLPEGSISALNYASRIYQLPFNLFVNALATATYTEFAFNAQSKDLSNLKISMEKTLRAVLFLVIPSTFGFIFLAKPIVQLAFERGLFDALATKRTSESLIFYSLGLISMSINTILVRVFFSLHDTKIPTKISIIALISNIVLNFIFIKPLAHMGLALATSCASSIASILLYRELKRKIHAPFTKELFEKTKLFTIGGFIIGIIGLLSYNFLSFILPKNQLGLGISVLSSVGLSVLIYLYLCSKWKLEEAGRIFNIIKRNLELLSQFIGLK; encoded by the coding sequence ATGGACAAGAAGAGTATTTTACAAAGACTGAAAAGATTATTCTTGAGACAGAGTATTACTGAGGCAACCATCCTCATTACTCTTTTATCCATACTTAGTAGAATCTTAGGATTTTTAAGAGAGATGATGATTGCTGCCTTCTTTGGAGCAAGAAAATTTACTGACAGTTTTGTAGTGGCTCAAGCAGTTCCAGGCATTTTAGCAGGGTTGGTTTCAGGAGCCCTTTCATCGGTATTTATTCCCCTTTATGCTGAATGGAAAGAAAAACATGGAAAGGAAGAAGCAGAAAGATTTGCTAATATTCTTCTTTCAGACATTTTTATTATTCTTCTAATTGTAACAATCCTTTCCTATTTATTATCCCCAATAATTATTACTATACTTGCTCCAGGCTTCAATGAAGAGACAAAAAATCTTTCCATATATCTTTCCTATATTATGCTTCCCTCCATAATCTTTTGGGGAACCTATGGATTAATATCAGGAATCTTTAACTCTCAAAGAAGTTTCTTTCTTCCAAATCTTTCAGGAGTAATAGGAAATGTTATATTTATTATTACCATATATTTCCTTTATAAATCCTTAGGAGTTTATGTTCTTGGATGGGGCTCCTTAGCCAATGTTGTATTACAATATATTATTCTTCTTCCTTATATCTCCAAGATTGGATTTTCTTTAAAATGGGAGTTAAACTTCAAATATGAAGGACTTAAAAAGGCTCTTTATCTTACCGGTCCCATATTTATTGCTCAAAGTATTGGACTTATAAATATGGCAGTGGATAGAATTTTTGGTTCTTATCTTCCTGAGGGAAGTATTTCCGCATTAAATTATGCCAGTAGAATATATCAGCTTCCATTTAATTTATTTGTCAATGCCCTTGCCACAGCAACCTATACAGAGTTTGCCTTTAATGCCCAAAGTAAAGATCTCTCCAATCTAAAAATATCCATGGAGAAAACCTTAAGAGCAGTTTTATTCCTAGTTATTCCCTCCACCTTTGGATTTATCTTTTTGGCAAAACCTATAGTACAGCTTGCCTTTGAGAGAGGTCTCTTTGATGCTCTTGCTACAAAAAGAACCTCAGAATCATTGATTTTTTATTCTCTTGGTCTTATTTCCATGTCCATAAATACAATTTTGGTCAGAGTTTTCTTTTCCCTTCATGATACTAAAATTCCTACTAAAATTTCCATTATAGCTTTAATTTCCAATATAGTCTTAAACTTTATCTTTATCAAACCTTTAGCCCATATGGGGCTTGCCTTAGCAACATCCTGTGCATCATCTATTGCCTCTATACTTCTCTATAGAGAATTAAAAAGAAAAATTCATGCTCCCTTCACAAAAGAACTATTCGAAAAAACAAAACTATTTACCATTGGCGGCTTTATTATCGGAATTATTGGCCTTTTATCATATAATTTCTTATCCTTTATTTTACCTAAAAATCAATTGGGATTAGGAATTTCTGTTCTTTCTTCCGTTGGCCTTTCTGTTTTAATTTATCTTTATCTATGTTCTAAATGGAAGCTCGAGGAGGCAGGAAGAATATTTAATATTATTAAAAGAAACCTCGAGCTTCTTTCCCAATTTATAGGTTTAAAGTAG
- a CDS encoding Na/Pi symporter produces the protein MTTSIVVALAGKDAIPLILGANIGTCVTALIASINTRLSARRTAIAHLFFNIPFLSLFTRLVSLTSSHTARQE, from the coding sequence GTGACCACAAGTATAGTGGTGGCATTGGCAGGAAAGGATGCTATTCCCCTTATCTTAGGTGCCAATATAGGAACCTGTGTTACAGCTCTTATAGCATCAATAAATACGAGACTTTCTGCAAGAAGAACTGCAATTGCCCATCTATTTTTCAATATTCCCTTTCTTTCTCTTTTCACAAGATTAGTTTCCCTAACATCTTCTCATACTGCAAGACAGGAATAG
- a CDS encoding glycosyltransferase, with protein sequence MKLIIGQFTDAYPPITDGVANVVKNYAYWLNKKYGKTYVITPAFPNYKDEEDFEVIRFFSIPLIIRPPYRLGIPFIDLKSMEKIKKIPFSLIHAHSPFSAGVLALYIARKKRIPIIATFHTKYYDDFKSAVKSDLLAKIMVKIIMEFYNQVDEVWTVNKSTADILFEYGYRKKVEIVPNGSEFIPPSNKEEYRKRIDEIYNLYPEEIVLLYVGQLILHKNLEFLIYSLKYLRDWEVSFKIFIVGTGKDERYLKNLVKKLDLEKFVIFTGKILDRELLKSFYARADLFLFPSLYDASAVVIKEASSFGCPSLVIEGSATSEGIIEGYNGFLSKNDPFLYAIKIKEIISDREKLRDVGERARETLYRHWRDILEEVAGRYEEIVRRHQSKIFKFSDF encoded by the coding sequence ATGAAACTAATTATTGGTCAGTTTACTGATGCTTATCCTCCCATAACAGATGGAGTCGCTAATGTAGTAAAAAATTATGCCTATTGGTTGAATAAAAAATATGGAAAAACCTACGTAATAACTCCAGCTTTTCCTAATTATAAAGATGAGGAAGATTTTGAAGTTATAAGATTTTTCTCTATTCCTCTTATAATAAGACCCCCTTATAGATTAGGGATACCTTTTATAGATTTAAAATCTATGGAGAAAATTAAAAAAATTCCCTTTTCTCTAATTCATGCCCATTCTCCCTTTTCTGCAGGAGTTTTAGCTTTATATATTGCAAGAAAAAAAAGAATTCCAATTATTGCTACTTTCCATACAAAATATTATGATGATTTTAAATCCGCAGTAAAATCAGATCTTTTAGCTAAAATTATGGTCAAAATAATTATGGAATTTTATAATCAAGTGGATGAGGTTTGGACTGTTAACAAATCTACAGCGGATATTCTTTTTGAATATGGATATAGAAAAAAGGTAGAGATAGTTCCCAATGGAAGTGAATTTATTCCCCCTTCCAATAAAGAAGAATATAGAAAAAGAATAGATGAAATTTATAATCTTTATCCTGAGGAGATAGTACTTTTGTATGTTGGTCAATTAATTCTTCACAAAAATCTTGAATTTTTAATATATTCTTTAAAATATCTAAGGGATTGGGAAGTAAGTTTTAAGATCTTTATTGTGGGAACAGGAAAAGACGAAAGATATCTTAAAAATTTAGTTAAAAAGCTTGATCTAGAAAAATTTGTGATATTTACGGGGAAAATATTAGATCGAGAATTATTAAAATCCTTCTATGCAAGAGCGGATCTTTTTCTCTTTCCCTCTTTATATGATGCATCCGCTGTTGTAATTAAAGAGGCTTCTTCCTTTGGATGTCCTTCATTAGTAATTGAAGGTTCTGCCACTTCTGAAGGAATAATTGAGGGATATAACGGCTTTTTATCTAAAAATGATCCTTTTTTGTATGCCATTAAAATAAAGGAAATAATTTCTGATAGAGAAAAATTAAGAGATGTGGGAGAAAGAGCAAGAGAAACACTATATAGGCATTGGAGAGATATATTAGAAGAAGTGGCTGGAAGATATGAGGAGATAGTTCGAAGGCATCAATCGAAAATCTTTAAATTTTCTGATTTTTAA
- a CDS encoding DUF3857 domain-containing protein, which translates to MKRKAIISLIFILLIVLPIFSQDLEDPWKLLFNNNWELAKNIWLSKEDSYLSNIGLSLLSLFRDDPKSAWNYWERAIKLNPKSYWHNVIGLLGIRMWEDLGKIPYFKKLLENYKERSEYLDYLYWRSLCSIRDIEGLKKFKKNKGLIDEWLIIGPFDNVGNSGFYKEYPPEKEINLEKTYLGKGGIELKWFSPKKYSNTGYISFYNLLYPNKWGVAYALTYFYLPRTQEILINLGSAESIALWINDFPYIKEDAERSSYFGQNILRIKLSSGWHKILIKVANTDGDWGFFFSVTDSSNKPITDIKFSKEPQRYSRRIFDFKEENPELLLAEEVRYLPIFYIFSAYLLMEKGIYDKAENLLQMAQRINPDSALVNYFLGRLNLYTGKEEKGKELILKAFNKVPSFTQTFSYLAGYSYSYGRYEEAIDYLKSALKENPYAFQVRTIISRIFLRKGWLREADENIKFLEENYKESLVKDYLRGRWYEAKNQYDRAIKKYEEVLEKDSEYWEGIYSLYYLSKNLGKWEISEKILNIFEEKDPSDLWIYLEKAEIFIAKGEEEKAYEILNYSLYISPYHPDIYFNMGNLSHLKGEKDKAINLFEKALDLEPGYQKLREYLSYLREETISLPDISEYLKIPIPKEYLDYPGVVLLDEKRRIVHKDGSATNIYHSIIRINNDKGRERYGEFTIDYDSTFESVRILRARTLKPNGEELEAVSIKDFAIAEDYPLYTDQRQIVISMPGVEAGVILECFYIVEEFTRSVFGKQFQDLYFFQWQDPVLTSRYQLKVPKGIQFKYKTYNVELTPKIVEEKDFLIYTWEYKNIPPLLPEPYMPYYANVLPQLWITTYPDWETLSEWFASISYPQIRGDKAIEEKVKELTKDKKTREEKIKAIYNYVISNIRYVGLEYGIRGVMPHQAPEIFKVKYGDCKDKAVLMITMLRLAGIESYYTLVNTRFSTSLKKELPGFQFDHAICAVPLKDKWLFLDGTAEDTPMGEVPIMDQGADVMILKDDGSYIFTKIPLSKPEENRRYYKVNINIDEKGKLTGKLNLESRGYFGVYSRWNLKSASSLEKEETLSQSINVKLPGSILKEWSIENLENLDFPVVIKMSFENDKYIKRDKVVYFNPVLFTKITSAVEIGKPERRYPINYYYPYEEIEEIEVSLPPSWEIKEIPSNADLKYPWVTYERKIIREGNNLKIRRIFRLEKIEIGLEDYKAYKEVMERIIKLDQEMIVCSPSQ; encoded by the coding sequence ATGAAAAGAAAAGCTATTATTAGCTTAATCTTTATACTTTTAATTGTTCTTCCCATTTTCTCTCAAGATTTGGAAGATCCATGGAAATTATTATTTAATAATAATTGGGAATTGGCAAAGAATATATGGCTTTCAAAGGAAGATAGTTACTTATCAAATATCGGTTTATCTTTATTATCTCTATTTCGAGATGATCCTAAATCCGCATGGAATTACTGGGAAAGGGCAATAAAATTAAATCCAAAATCCTATTGGCATAATGTCATTGGTTTATTAGGTATTAGGATGTGGGAGGATCTTGGTAAGATACCGTATTTTAAAAAGCTTTTAGAAAATTATAAAGAAAGATCTGAGTATTTGGACTATCTTTATTGGAGAAGCTTATGTAGCATAAGGGATATAGAGGGTTTGAAGAAATTTAAGAAAAATAAGGGACTTATTGATGAATGGTTGATTATAGGGCCCTTTGATAATGTAGGAAATTCTGGATTTTACAAAGAATATCCTCCTGAGAAAGAGATTAATTTAGAGAAGACCTATTTAGGAAAAGGAGGAATAGAATTAAAATGGTTCTCTCCTAAGAAATATTCCAATACGGGATATATAAGTTTCTATAATTTATTATATCCCAATAAATGGGGTGTAGCTTATGCATTAACTTATTTTTATTTGCCGAGAACCCAGGAAATTCTTATTAACTTAGGAAGTGCTGAAAGTATTGCCCTTTGGATTAACGATTTTCCTTATATAAAAGAGGATGCAGAAAGATCTTCATACTTTGGACAAAATATTTTAAGAATAAAACTTTCTTCAGGGTGGCATAAGATCTTAATAAAGGTAGCTAATACCGATGGAGATTGGGGATTTTTCTTCTCTGTTACCGATTCTTCAAACAAACCCATTACTGATATAAAATTTTCCAAGGAGCCTCAAAGATATTCAAGAAGGATCTTTGATTTTAAAGAAGAAAATCCAGAGCTTCTTTTAGCAGAAGAGGTAAGATATTTACCAATATTTTATATATTTTCAGCCTATCTTTTAATGGAGAAGGGAATTTATGATAAAGCGGAAAATCTTCTTCAGATGGCTCAGAGAATCAATCCTGACTCTGCTCTTGTTAATTACTTCTTGGGAAGGTTAAATTTATATACAGGAAAAGAGGAGAAAGGAAAAGAATTAATTCTTAAAGCTTTTAATAAAGTTCCATCTTTTACTCAGACTTTCTCATATCTTGCAGGATACAGCTATTCCTATGGAAGATATGAGGAGGCTATTGATTACTTAAAATCTGCATTAAAAGAAAATCCCTATGCTTTTCAGGTAAGAACAATTATTTCAAGAATATTTTTAAGAAAGGGATGGTTAAGAGAAGCGGATGAGAATATTAAATTCTTAGAAGAAAATTATAAAGAAAGTCTTGTTAAGGATTATTTAAGGGGAAGATGGTATGAAGCAAAGAATCAATACGATAGAGCCATAAAAAAATATGAAGAGGTTTTAGAAAAAGATTCAGAATACTGGGAAGGGATTTATTCATTATATTATCTTTCTAAAAACTTAGGAAAATGGGAGATTTCTGAGAAAATTCTTAATATCTTTGAAGAAAAAGATCCTTCGGATTTATGGATATATTTAGAAAAAGCAGAAATATTTATAGCAAAAGGAGAAGAAGAAAAAGCCTATGAAATTTTAAATTATTCCTTGTATATTTCTCCTTATCATCCTGATATTTATTTTAACATGGGAAATCTTAGTCATCTTAAGGGAGAAAAAGATAAAGCAATTAACCTCTTTGAGAAGGCATTGGATCTTGAACCTGGTTATCAAAAATTAAGAGAATATCTTTCCTATTTAAGAGAAGAGACCATATCTTTGCCTGATATTAGTGAATATCTTAAGATTCCCATACCAAAGGAATACTTAGATTATCCCGGAGTAGTACTATTAGATGAGAAGAGAAGAATTGTGCATAAAGATGGGTCTGCAACAAATATTTATCACAGCATAATAAGAATAAATAATGATAAGGGAAGGGAAAGATATGGAGAATTTACTATAGATTATGACTCTACCTTTGAATCTGTAAGAATATTAAGAGCAAGAACCCTAAAACCCAATGGAGAGGAATTAGAAGCAGTATCTATAAAAGATTTTGCCATAGCAGAGGATTATCCATTATATACCGATCAAAGACAGATTGTAATATCCATGCCTGGGGTTGAGGCTGGGGTAATTTTAGAGTGCTTTTATATAGTAGAAGAATTTACAAGAAGTGTGTTTGGAAAACAATTTCAGGATCTTTATTTCTTCCAATGGCAAGATCCTGTTTTAACAAGTAGATATCAATTGAAGGTTCCTAAGGGAATTCAATTTAAATATAAAACCTATAACGTAGAACTTACTCCTAAAATTGTGGAAGAAAAAGACTTTCTTATATACACTTGGGAATATAAAAATATTCCTCCCCTTCTTCCAGAGCCCTATATGCCTTATTATGCCAATGTATTGCCTCAGCTTTGGATTACCACATATCCTGATTGGGAAACTCTTTCCGAGTGGTTTGCTTCTATCTCCTACCCTCAAATTAGAGGAGATAAGGCTATTGAAGAAAAGGTAAAAGAATTGACCAAAGATAAAAAGACAAGAGAAGAAAAAATTAAGGCTATTTATAATTATGTAATATCTAATATAAGATATGTGGGATTGGAATATGGGATAAGAGGAGTTATGCCCCATCAGGCTCCTGAAATATTTAAGGTGAAATATGGAGATTGTAAGGATAAAGCAGTTTTAATGATAACTATGCTAAGGCTTGCAGGAATTGAATCATATTATACTTTAGTAAATACTCGTTTCTCTACATCTCTTAAGAAAGAACTTCCAGGTTTTCAATTTGATCATGCTATCTGCGCTGTTCCTTTAAAAGATAAATGGCTATTTTTGGATGGCACAGCAGAGGATACTCCTATGGGGGAAGTTCCTATTATGGATCAAGGAGCGGATGTAATGATTTTGAAAGATGATGGAAGTTATATCTTCACAAAGATTCCTCTAAGTAAGCCTGAAGAAAATAGAAGATATTATAAAGTTAATATAAATATAGATGAAAAAGGGAAATTAACAGGAAAACTAAATTTAGAATCCAGGGGATATTTTGGGGTTTATTCCCGTTGGAATCTAAAATCCGCATCATCTTTAGAAAAGGAAGAAACTTTATCCCAGAGTATAAATGTTAAATTACCTGGTTCCATATTAAAGGAATGGTCTATAGAAAATTTAGAAAATTTAGACTTTCCTGTAGTAATTAAGATGTCCTTTGAAAACGATAAATATATAAAAAGGGATAAAGTTGTTTACTTTAATCCTGTATTGTTTACTAAAATCACTTCCGCTGTTGAAATAGGAAAACCCGAAAGAAGATATCCTATAAATTATTATTATCCCTATGAGGAGATAGAGGAGATTGAAGTTAGTCTTCCTCCATCTTGGGAAATTAAAGAAATTCCATCTAATGCAGATTTAAAATATCCCTGGGTAACCTATGAGAGGAAGATAATAAGAGAAGGAAATAATTTAAAGATTAGAAGAATTTTTAGGTTAGAGAAAATTGAGATAGGTTTGGAAGATTATAAAGCTTATAAAGAAGTTATGGAAAGGATAATAAAACTAGATCAGGAAATGATTGTCTGTTCTCCTTCCCAATAA
- a CDS encoding ImmA/IrrE family metallo-endopeptidase, giving the protein MYEELVREILLYFSIGKPPIKPDLIAYGLGLKIILSPSLGNISGFICSFNNSGVILVNKYHPLTRQRFTIAHELGHYFLHHKSFLSFEEDKIMRIQANNFAGTLLLPYFLLERYLYLHPSKISKIFMVSQGVVERRIEFLRRENKI; this is encoded by the coding sequence ATGTACGAGGAGCTAGTTAGGGAAATTCTTCTATATTTTTCTATAGGAAAACCCCCAATAAAGCCCGATTTAATTGCCTATGGATTAGGTTTGAAGATAATATTGTCCCCTTCTCTTGGAAATATATCAGGATTTATATGTAGTTTTAATAATTCCGGAGTTATATTAGTAAATAAATATCATCCATTGACAAGACAAAGATTTACAATCGCTCATGAGCTTGGACATTACTTCTTGCATCATAAATCTTTCCTTTCCTTTGAAGAAGATAAAATAATGCGAATTCAAGCCAATAATTTTGCAGGAACCCTTCTTTTGCCATATTTCCTATTAGAAAGATATCTTTATCTCCATCCGTCGAAAATATCTAAGATATTTATGGTATCCCAAGGAGTAGTAGAAAGAAGGATAGAATTTTTAAGAAGGGAGAATAAGATATGA
- a CDS encoding SOS response-associated peptidase, whose protein sequence is MCGRFLLVDIEKVPERFNVQIYESSHLRKRYNISPGQPVQIIFQESPNRIEEARWGLIPHWAKDPSIGNRMINARAESLFEKPAFRDSLINRRCLIPANGFYEWKKEGLEKIPYLIHLKDFSLFAFAGLYDLWEDEKGNLIRTFTIITTSANSFIKEIHDRMPVILKREEEEIWINKKEKNIRKLLDLLKPYPAELMSAYTVSKKVNNPKYDSEDLIKPFNY, encoded by the coding sequence ATGTGTGGAAGATTTTTATTGGTAGATATAGAAAAAGTTCCTGAAAGGTTTAATGTTCAAATATATGAAAGTTCTCATCTGAGAAAAAGATATAATATTTCTCCAGGGCAACCTGTACAGATAATTTTTCAAGAAAGTCCTAACAGGATAGAAGAAGCAAGATGGGGACTTATTCCTCACTGGGCAAAGGATCCATCCATTGGGAATAGGATGATAAATGCAAGGGCTGAATCTCTCTTTGAAAAACCTGCCTTTAGGGATTCTCTTATAAATAGAAGATGTTTAATTCCTGCCAATGGATTTTATGAATGGAAAAAAGAAGGCTTGGAAAAAATTCCCTATCTTATCCACTTAAAAGATTTTTCCCTTTTTGCCTTTGCAGGACTTTACGATTTATGGGAGGATGAAAAGGGAAATTTAATAAGAACCTTTACAATAATAACCACATCTGCCAATTCCTTTATAAAAGAAATCCATGATAGAATGCCTGTAATTTTGAAAAGGGAAGAAGAAGAGATTTGGATAAATAAAAAGGAGAAAAATATTAGAAAACTTTTGGATCTTTTAAAACCTTATCCAGCGGAGCTTATGTCTGCTTATACAGTATCTAAGAAGGTAAATAATCCTAAATACGATTCCGAGGATTTAATAAAGCCTTTTAATTACTAA
- a CDS encoding Na/Pi symporter gives MNIGLSLAGFFLFLYRIVQMISGSRLREIFEKITNSPWRGLFLGTLITSIVQSSSAVTVLTVGFVNAGLLTLEESLGIIFGANIGTTITAQIVAFKLTHVAPYFLFSGFLLLLVKPFLVLEFYF, from the coding sequence ATGAATATAGGACTCTCATTGGCAGGGTTTTTTCTTTTTCTATATAGAATAGTCCAAATGATCTCAGGATCAAGATTAAGGGAAATCTTTGAAAAGATTACAAACTCTCCATGGAGGGGACTTTTTCTTGGAACTTTAATCACGTCTATTGTCCAAAGTAGTAGCGCAGTAACGGTTTTAACCGTCGGATTTGTTAATGCTGGATTACTAACCTTAGAAGAATCTCTTGGAATTATCTTTGGTGCAAATATTGGAACCACTATTACTGCTCAGATTGTTGCTTTTAAGCTTACTCATGTGGCTCCTTACTTTCTTTTTTCTGGATTTCTTCTTTTATTGGTGAAGCCCTTTTTGGTTTTGGAATTCTATTTTTAG
- a CDS encoding helix-turn-helix transcriptional regulator, producing MNIGDKIRKIRKQKNLTLEELSKKTGLSLSYISLIERGLKNPSLKALEKIAECLDISPSIFFREEDIDEKESIEVFLRANTNLDEEERKMIIQLIESLEKKKNVRGAS from the coding sequence ATGAACATTGGTGATAAGATTAGAAAAATAAGAAAACAAAAAAACTTAACCTTAGAAGAGTTATCAAAAAAAACAGGACTTTCCCTCTCTTATATATCCTTGATTGAAAGGGGATTAAAAAACCCCTCCTTAAAGGCTTTGGAAAAGATTGCAGAATGCCTAGATATAAGTCCCTCAATCTTTTTTAGAGAAGAAGATATTGATGAAAAAGAAAGTATAGAGGTATTTTTAAGAGCAAATACAAATTTAGATGAAGAAGAAAGAAAAATGATTATTCAACTTATTGAGTCTCTGGAGAAGAAAAAGAATGTACGAGGAGCTAGTTAG